Proteins co-encoded in one Nitrosopumilus sp. genomic window:
- a CDS encoding CBS domain-containing protein, producing MKRQPKVLVSIPIPLVSIIKQPISISPDTSILGARDILLRYKIGRLVVEFNKKPVGIVTEKDISRSVSVFNQKPISKILIRDIMTKNLITLQPEASIYDCAKLMQKHGISSIIIKTSKGKLVGVVTKTDLVSTFLIQSTASLPISKIMTKKVITVSPNDSIFEVESILLNNQIHRVIVTKNKTPVGIITYRDFVPAKTFDLPNEFTDPEERSEIFWNAHLNELNVNKLSYLLTFSAKDIMTKNPFFVSTDDVVYTAAIIMIRHGISGLPVIRGKKMVGIITKTDIVNIIASKGKPNF from the coding sequence ATGAAGAGACAACCAAAAGTTCTTGTAAGTATTCCTATACCCTTGGTATCTATCATTAAACAACCAATTTCAATTTCTCCTGATACTAGCATTCTTGGTGCACGAGATATTTTACTTCGATATAAAATTGGAAGGCTTGTGGTTGAATTTAATAAAAAACCAGTTGGAATCGTTACTGAGAAAGACATTTCAAGAAGTGTTTCTGTTTTCAATCAAAAACCAATTTCAAAAATTCTAATTCGTGATATAATGACAAAAAATTTGATTACCCTACAACCTGAAGCATCAATTTATGATTGCGCAAAACTTATGCAAAAACATGGAATAAGTTCAATTATAATTAAAACTTCTAAAGGTAAACTAGTTGGAGTGGTAACAAAAACTGATCTTGTATCTACATTTTTAATTCAAAGCACTGCATCACTACCAATATCAAAAATCATGACCAAAAAAGTAATCACCGTATCACCTAATGATTCCATTTTTGAAGTTGAAAGCATTCTGTTAAACAACCAAATTCATAGGGTAATAGTAACAAAAAACAAAACTCCTGTGGGAATTATAACATATCGTGATTTTGTACCTGCAAAGACCTTTGATTTGCCCAACGAGTTTACAGATCCTGAGGAAAGATCTGAAATATTCTGGAATGCACATCTCAATGAACTTAACGTAAACAAACTTAGTTACTTACTAACATTTTCTGCAAAAGACATTATGACCAAAAACCCTTTCTTTGTTTCTACCGACGATGTAGTGTATACTGCAGCTATTATCATGATAAGACATGGAATTAGCGGTCTACCAGTAATTCGTGGTAAAAAGATGGTTGGCATAATTACAAAAACCGATATTGTAAACATCATAGCGTCAAAAGGAAAACCCAACTTTTAG
- a CDS encoding DUF6659 family protein has product MNSEENLDQQRCHKILELPEIRFAGFLDYMGNLIVGDFKSGVIPLKNENERKKMFIEAVLRIRTRQEFDENLGQVEYAAARRKNVVTMTIPLEKKILFIAAEANVDIDKTARKIIDIL; this is encoded by the coding sequence ATGAATTCAGAAGAGAATTTAGATCAACAAAGATGCCATAAAATATTGGAATTACCTGAAATAAGATTTGCAGGGTTCTTAGACTATATGGGAAATCTAATAGTAGGAGATTTCAAATCAGGAGTAATTCCGCTCAAAAATGAAAATGAGCGAAAAAAAATGTTTATTGAGGCAGTTCTCAGAATTAGGACTAGACAAGAATTTGACGAGAATTTAGGTCAGGTAGAATATGCCGCAGCTAGAAGGAAGAATGTAGTTACAATGACTATCCCTCTTGAAAAAAAAATATTGTTCATTGCAGCAGAGGCTAATGTAGACATTGATAAGACTGCAAGGAAGATTATAGACATATTATAA
- a CDS encoding PAC2 family protein, which produces MTKPDTNENTLVVGFPSNGLVGTFSISYLIHYLKMNQIEEIEVPELPSTLFVEGGEILGPIRAYSKKNIFVIISDVPFNQYLAERFALAVHEFCKKYVIKKIVMISGMETINQQKDTSKIYGLVSHPSLENVLYNNKIMKFLDGSIFGTDAAIISVFRKTKIPVLVLYAECHPFFPDPEASIMAIVTLAKILDIQIDTKEIQSRIDKLRIQHRNLMEQTIRALQEQQEKQTRAPQIYR; this is translated from the coding sequence ATTACAAAACCAGATACTAATGAAAACACATTGGTTGTAGGATTTCCTAGCAATGGACTTGTAGGCACTTTTTCAATATCATATCTTATTCATTATCTAAAGATGAACCAAATTGAAGAGATCGAAGTACCAGAACTGCCATCAACATTATTTGTAGAAGGGGGAGAAATACTTGGTCCAATCAGAGCATATAGTAAGAAAAATATTTTTGTGATCATTTCGGATGTTCCATTTAATCAATATTTAGCAGAGAGGTTTGCACTTGCAGTTCATGAATTTTGTAAGAAATACGTAATTAAAAAAATTGTAATGATCAGTGGCATGGAAACTATAAATCAACAAAAGGATACATCCAAAATTTATGGCCTAGTATCCCATCCATCATTAGAGAATGTACTTTACAACAATAAGATTATGAAATTTTTAGACGGTTCAATATTTGGAACAGATGCCGCGATAATCTCAGTGTTTAGAAAAACAAAGATTCCAGTACTTGTTTTGTATGCAGAATGTCATCCATTCTTTCCAGATCCTGAAGCATCAATTATGGCAATAGTTACACTTGCAAAGATTCTAGATATTCAAATAGATACAAAAGAGATTCAATCTAGAATAGACAAATTACGTATACAACACAGAAATCTAATGGAACAAACAATTCGTGCATTACAGGAACAGCAAGAAAAACAGACAAGAGCACCACAAATCTACAGGTAA
- a CDS encoding Hsp20/alpha crystallin family protein, with protein sequence MKRNDDEFKMTLSTVNSIFDDIEHKILSPLSCLREFDNHWMLEFDLPLVNKKDIKVTFDGNYINVEAKLKEKYSEEKLGRITKFEYFKKSILLPGRIDSKKTIAKFQKGRLEIKISKKVVGNTIKIN encoded by the coding sequence ATGAAAAGAAATGATGATGAGTTTAAAATGACACTTTCAACAGTAAATTCAATATTTGATGATATTGAACATAAAATTCTCTCACCACTTTCATGCCTCAGAGAGTTTGACAATCACTGGATGCTAGAGTTTGATTTACCACTTGTAAATAAAAAAGATATCAAAGTTACTTTTGATGGAAATTACATCAATGTTGAGGCCAAACTCAAGGAAAAATATTCTGAAGAAAAATTAGGCAGAATTACAAAGTTTGAATATTTTAAAAAATCAATTTTGTTACCAGGAAGAATCGATTCCAAGAAAACAATTGCAAAATTTCAAAAAGGCAGACTGGAAATAAAAATTTCAAAAAAAGTTGTTGGAAATACCATTAAAATCAACTAG
- a CDS encoding DUF5654 family protein: MTDAEESKSIKFEILDKIAALIAAAFGLVAALAWNDAIKALFKEIFGTTDQLGPMIGYAVVVTVIAVILTIFIARAASKAKSIITRTYSCSLCDFKSEVQSEFMEHVTKKHAANDDKFLSK; this comes from the coding sequence TTGACAGATGCCGAAGAATCAAAATCAATTAAATTTGAAATTTTAGATAAAATTGCTGCCCTTATTGCAGCTGCATTTGGATTGGTGGCAGCACTTGCATGGAATGATGCTATCAAAGCACTCTTCAAAGAAATCTTTGGAACTACTGATCAACTAGGTCCAATGATTGGATATGCTGTGGTTGTTACAGTAATTGCAGTTATTTTAACAATCTTTATTGCTCGTGCAGCTTCTAAAGCAAAATCAATCATTACTAGAACTTACAGTTGTTCTTTGTGTGATTTTAAGTCAGAAGTTCAATCCGAATTTATGGAGCATGTTACAAAAAAACATGCTGCCAATGACGATAAATTTCTGTCAAAATGA
- a CDS encoding MIP/aquaporin family protein, with protein MVNLRAYLAEAIATYGLVFFGPLSVILAIASFGEELTTTSVLFISLGHGGAIALMVYTFGHVSGAHINPAVTIPMIITRKIGITDGIGYIISQLIGAIAAAATLKVILPELGAKVNFATQGGPSDLINNSISSGFLIEAILTFFLVTVIFMVAVHKKASPGWHGFTIGGMVFLIHLIAVPLTGASVNPARTFGPALISGFWEFHWLYWAAPILGGIIAGLIMNYVFVKPAEKEV; from the coding sequence ATGGTTAATCTAAGAGCATATCTTGCTGAGGCAATAGCAACTTATGGTCTAGTGTTCTTTGGCCCCCTTTCAGTAATTTTGGCTATCGCATCTTTTGGTGAGGAACTGACAACTACATCTGTTTTGTTTATCTCTCTAGGTCACGGTGGCGCAATAGCATTGATGGTCTATACATTCGGTCATGTTTCTGGTGCTCACATCAATCCTGCGGTTACAATTCCTATGATAATTACAAGAAAAATTGGAATCACAGATGGAATTGGATATATCATTTCACAATTAATCGGCGCAATAGCTGCTGCTGCAACATTAAAGGTAATCTTGCCTGAACTTGGTGCCAAAGTAAACTTTGCAACCCAAGGAGGTCCAAGTGATTTGATTAATAACAGCATTAGTTCTGGATTTTTAATTGAAGCAATCCTGACATTCTTCTTAGTAACAGTAATTTTCATGGTTGCGGTTCACAAGAAAGCATCTCCTGGATGGCACGGATTTACAATTGGTGGTATGGTTTTCCTAATTCACCTAATTGCAGTACCCTTAACTGGTGCATCAGTAAATCCTGCGCGAACATTTGGTCCTGCATTAATTTCTGGATTCTGGGAATTCCATTGGTTGTATTGGGCAGCTCCAATCTTGGGGGGAATCATTGCAGGTTTAATCATGAACTATGTATTTGTCAAACCTGCTGAGAAAGAAGTATAA
- the bcp gene encoding thioredoxin-dependent thiol peroxidase — protein sequence MISEGDTIPKFEISDANGKKIKSSDFKGKKHVIYFYPKDFTPGCTTEADEFSRDYKKFQKAGIEIIGISPDDVESHKKFCDKMGIKYPLLADVDKEVSKMFGVWDKKKFMGREYMGVIRSTFLVDEKGKIFKIYPKVKPAGHSKEVLDDFLN from the coding sequence ATGATTTCTGAAGGGGACACTATTCCAAAATTTGAGATAAGCGATGCCAATGGCAAAAAAATCAAATCGTCAGATTTTAAAGGTAAAAAACACGTCATATACTTTTATCCAAAAGATTTCACTCCAGGGTGTACTACAGAAGCTGATGAATTTTCAAGAGACTATAAAAAATTCCAAAAGGCAGGTATTGAGATCATAGGGATTAGTCCGGATGATGTAGAATCTCATAAAAAATTCTGTGATAAAATGGGAATCAAATATCCGCTTTTAGCAGATGTAGACAAAGAAGTATCAAAAATGTTTGGCGTATGGGACAAGAAAAAATTTATGGGTAGAGAATACATGGGAGTTATACGAAGTACGTTTCTTGTTGATGAAAAAGGAAAAATTTTCAAAATTTATCCCAAAGTAAAACCAGCTGGACATTCAAAAGAAGTACTAGATGATTTCCTAAATTAA
- a CDS encoding trans-sialidase — protein sequence MAAKRKASTKKDLEDKIAELEAKLTKLSTQLEAKPAPKPAETKPAEAKPAEAKPAETKPAEKPAATTKPKGTLPKGFEKPAEAPKPQDAPKPAETTSQPPATVQDALENAYYTAPMTDFHQYRAKVTGYSPAPNRYYVRLTAPVGKVPTRNWNDQKATVTGYTAPSNQYFATRQRLAYHPADKRFGSFSGINMSVEGVTAQVQSPPPEPPKPAKGTLPKGMGQPQQTPQQQTNSGGNEGKSRKELLEEYENEYLQRIEQERVEQEQAYLESVAAEAKAQSASQTKRGALPKGFEPQPEPEAPKSSKGTLPKGF from the coding sequence ATGGCAGCAAAACGTAAAGCAAGTACGAAAAAAGATCTAGAAGACAAAATAGCAGAACTTGAAGCAAAATTAACAAAATTATCTACACAACTTGAAGCCAAACCAGCACCAAAACCAGCTGAAACTAAGCCTGCTGAAGCAAAACCAGCAGAAGCTAAACCCGCTGAAACAAAACCAGCTGAAAAACCTGCTGCAACAACTAAACCTAAAGGTACTCTACCAAAAGGATTTGAAAAACCAGCAGAAGCTCCTAAACCACAGGACGCCCCAAAACCAGCTGAAACAACATCTCAACCTCCTGCAACAGTACAAGATGCTTTAGAGAATGCATACTATACTGCTCCAATGACTGATTTCCATCAGTACCGAGCTAAAGTAACAGGTTATTCTCCAGCACCTAACAGATACTATGTTAGACTAACTGCTCCTGTAGGAAAAGTTCCAACAAGAAACTGGAATGATCAAAAAGCAACCGTTACTGGTTATACAGCCCCATCAAACCAATACTTTGCAACAAGACAAAGATTAGCGTATCATCCAGCTGACAAAAGATTTGGATCATTTAGTGGCATCAATATGAGTGTTGAAGGTGTTACTGCACAAGTACAATCTCCACCACCAGAACCTCCAAAGCCAGCAAAAGGCACTTTGCCAAAAGGAATGGGGCAACCCCAACAAACTCCTCAGCAACAAACCAATTCTGGTGGAAATGAAGGCAAATCCAGAAAAGAGCTGTTAGAAGAATATGAAAACGAATACTTGCAAAGAATAGAACAAGAAAGAGTCGAACAAGAACAAGCATACCTTGAATCCGTTGCGGCTGAAGCTAAGGCACAATCAGCTTCTCAAACAAAACGTGGTGCATTACCAAAAGGATTTGAACCACAACCCGAACCTGAAGCACCAAAATCTTCTAAAGGTACACTTCCAAAAGGTTTTTGA
- a CDS encoding trans-sialidase gives MAAAKKQTKQDLENKIAELEAKLNQLSTQLEAKPAPKPAETKPAEAKPAEAKPAETKPAEKPAATTKPKGTLPKGFEKPAEAPKPQDAPKPAETTSQPPATVQDALENAYYTAPMTDFHQYRAKVTGYSPAPNRYYVRLTAPVGKVPTRNWNDQKATVTGYTAPSNQYFATRQRLAYHPADKRFGSFSGINMSVEGVTAQVQSPPPEPPKSKRGTLPKGF, from the coding sequence ATGGCAGCTGCTAAGAAGCAAACAAAGCAAGATCTTGAAAACAAGATTGCCGAATTAGAAGCAAAACTAAATCAACTTTCTACACAACTTGAAGCCAAACCAGCACCAAAACCAGCTGAAACTAAGCCTGCTGAAGCAAAACCAGCAGAAGCTAAACCCGCTGAAACAAAACCAGCTGAAAAACCTGCTGCAACAACTAAACCTAAAGGTACTCTACCAAAAGGATTTGAAAAACCAGCAGAAGCTCCTAAACCACAGGACGCCCCAAAACCAGCTGAAACAACATCTCAACCTCCTGCAACAGTACAAGATGCTTTAGAGAATGCATACTATACTGCTCCAATGACTGATTTCCATCAGTACCGAGCTAAAGTAACAGGTTATTCTCCAGCACCTAACAGATACTATGTTAGACTAACTGCTCCTGTAGGAAAAGTTCCAACAAGAAACTGGAATGATCAAAAAGCAACCGTTACTGGTTATACAGCCCCATCAAACCAATACTTTGCAACAAGACAAAGATTAGCGTATCATCCAGCTGACAAAAGATTTGGATCATTTAGTGGCATCAATATGAGTGTTGAAGGTGTTACTGCACAAGTACAATCTCCACCACCAGAACCTCCAAAGTCTAAAAGAGGTACACTTCCAAAAGGTTTCTAA